One genomic segment of Panicum virgatum strain AP13 chromosome 2N, P.virgatum_v5, whole genome shotgun sequence includes these proteins:
- the LOC120661619 gene encoding uncharacterized protein LOC120661619 — protein sequence MSLPICRFPEAPASPRRPAALDDDLLEEILLRIACPADLARASAACATFRRLVTDATFLRRYRSLHPPLLLGFIETVSSGFQPAEAPHPNAAAARSIACPADGFSFDYLPPTRWNWNLWDACDVRDGRVLLKSSPMCMMGYGGVNFPELVVCDPLFRRYQLLPPIPDDLLASVHVQQQNFPSFEAFLVPSGEEEDGTSFRVIGRAHRAIKSVVFVFSSGSGLWSVGTTWDDLNLGGSILLCRCYAYGYIYWKVMRANKLLKLDINKMDFSIIDLPPHYDERDVIIVEAGKGRVGVFSHIKFATSVYHAIQEKEGKIADGCQSEMITHLPASYDFCMVGGAAEGYICFVGFPKDRRVDAASFSLQVNTLKIEMVCRMMFQSFYIHPYFGYPPSMSPRRI from the coding sequence ATGTCCTTGCCGATCTGCCGCTTCCCCGAGGCCCCGGCGTCGCCCCGGAGGCCGGCCGCACTCGACGACGACCTCCTGGAGGAGATCCTCCTCCGGATCGCCTGCCCCGCGGACCTcgcccgcgcctccgccgcgtgcGCCACCTTCCGCCGCCTCGTCACCGACGCTACCTTCCTCCGCCGGTACCGCTCCCTCcacccgccgctcctcctcggcTTCATCGAGACCGTGTCCTCTGGCTTCCAACCCGCCGAGGCGCCCCaccccaacgccgccgccgcgcgttcCATCGCCTGCCCCGCCGACGGCTTCTCCTTCGACTACCTCCCTCCCACCAGATGGAATTGGAACCTGTGGGACGCCTGCGACGTCCGCGACGGCCGCGTCCTCCTCAAGAGCAGCCCTATGTGCATGATGGGCTATGGGGGCGTCAACTTCCCGGAACTCGTCGTGTGCGACCCCTTGTTCCGGCGGTACCAGCTGCTGCCTCCCATTCCCGACGACCTCCTCGCCTCCGTCCATGTTCAGCAGCAAAATTTCCCATCGTTCGAGGCCTTCCTTGTTCCTTCTGGAGAAGAGGAGGATGGGACATCGTTCAGAGTGATTGGCAGGGCACATCGCGCGATCAAGTCTGTGGTATTTGTCTTCTCTTCAGGCTCTGGCCTATGGAGTGTCGGCACCACGTGGGACGATCTTAACTTAGGAGGCTCCATACTTCTTTGTCGCTGTTATGCGTATGGCTACATCTACTGGAAAGTGATGCGGGCAAACAAGTTACTCAAGCTCGACATCAACAAAATGGATTTCTCCATTATTGACCTCCCGCCTCACTATGACGAGCGTGATGTTATCATTGTGGAGGCGGGAAAAGGCAGGGTTGGGGTGTTTAGCCATATTAAGTTTGCCACGTCCGTGTATCATGCCATTCAGGAAAAGGAGGGCAAGATTGCTGATGGGTGCCAGTCGGAGATGATAACACATTTACCTGCCAGTTATGATTTTTGCATGGTTGGTGGTGCAGCTGAAGGGTACATATGCTTTGTAGGCTTTCCAAAAGATCGCAGGGTAGATGCAGCAAGCTTCTCACTTCAGGTTAATACATTGAAGATTGAGATGGTCTGTAGGATGATGTTCCAGTCATTTTATATTCATCCGTATTTCGGGTACCCACCATCCATGTCGCCGAGAAGGATATGA